Proteins found in one Sphingomonas sp. SORGH_AS_0879 genomic segment:
- a CDS encoding flagellar hook assembly protein FlgD, producing MTISTTMDSTLDALGVRRSGAASGASSSTTAAKKSDTLDQSSFLKLLTAQLKNQDPFSPMDNTQMVAQMAQFSSVAGISEMNTTLSAIATKLNGTTKADAMSYVGKTVLTPGSVAYGRTSGGLAGAVELDQAAANVSVTISDAQGNPLKTLSLGAQKAGTASFDWNGKTDTGGDAGSGPFTVTLNANDGVAAVSGRPLVWAPVQSVSMPASGDPVLTVAGLGQINLAAVRSVG from the coding sequence ATGACGATCTCCACCACCATGGACTCCACGCTCGACGCGCTGGGCGTGCGCCGCTCCGGGGCCGCCAGCGGTGCGTCGTCCTCCACGACCGCCGCCAAGAAGTCCGACACGCTCGACCAGTCCTCCTTCCTGAAGCTGCTGACCGCGCAGTTGAAGAACCAGGACCCCTTCTCGCCGATGGACAACACCCAGATGGTGGCCCAGATGGCGCAATTCTCCAGCGTGGCGGGCATCTCCGAGATGAACACCACCCTGTCCGCGATCGCGACCAAGCTGAACGGCACGACCAAGGCCGATGCGATGAGCTATGTCGGCAAGACCGTGCTGACGCCGGGATCGGTCGCCTATGGCCGGACCAGCGGTGGCCTCGCCGGGGCGGTCGAACTGGACCAGGCCGCCGCGAACGTGTCGGTCACGATCTCGGACGCGCAGGGCAACCCGCTCAAGACGCTGTCGCTGGGCGCGCAGAAGGCGGGCACCGCCAGCTTCGACTGGAACGGCAAGACCGATACCGGCGGGGATGCGGGCAGCGGCCCCTTCACCGTCACGCTGAACGCCAATGACGGCGTCGCCGCGGTGTCGGGCCGCCCGCTGGTCTGGGCGCCCGTCCAGTCGGTGTCGATGCCCGCCAGCGGCGATCCCGTCCTGACCGTCGCCGGCCTCGGCCAGATCAACCTCGCCGCCGTCCGCTCGGTCGGCTGA
- the flgC gene encoding flagellar basal body rod protein FlgC codes for MADAPLSIFQVAGRAMSAQLVRMNTTASNLANAGDVTGSPDTAYRTMKPVFRTSFDAATGLSTVDVEKIVTAGENPTVRHDPNNPLADKDGNIYEAAVDETRELVDMMETARTYQNNVEVMQTAKSLILDTLKLGR; via the coding sequence ATGGCGGACGCACCCCTTTCCATCTTCCAGGTCGCCGGTCGCGCCATGTCGGCGCAACTGGTGCGGATGAACACCACCGCGTCGAACCTGGCCAATGCCGGGGACGTCACCGGTTCGCCCGATACCGCGTACCGCACGATGAAGCCGGTGTTCCGCACCAGCTTCGACGCCGCGACCGGCCTGTCCACCGTCGATGTCGAGAAGATCGTGACGGCGGGCGAGAACCCGACCGTGCGCCACGATCCGAACAACCCCTTGGCCGACAAGGACGGCAATATCTACGAAGCCGCCGTCGACGAGACCCGCGAGCTGGTCGACATGATGGAGACGGCGCGCACCTATCAGAACAATGTGGAGGTGATGCAGACGGCCAAGTCGCTGATCCTCGACACCCTCAAGCTGGGCCGCTGA